From a single Alkalihalophilus pseudofirmus genomic region:
- a CDS encoding spore germination protein: MLYHLKRKFMKHSRSTEAADITTSPLSDELTHNIELIEELYSASINKDFVVRDIHIKGMDSRAALFFYATAVDLDKVEQSIISPLLTENGKDIRDIVSVEHISDVNDLLDVSEYIHQGYVIFLKEGSSNGLAFNVASYEHRGIEKAENEVLVKGPKEAFTESASVNLSLLRKRISNPHFIAEGMGVGVRSKSEATILYMNDLVDENVLNEVRKRIERIEVDSVRSIEMLEQFIEERTYSLIPSVLYTERPDRTAAYIDDGYIAIIMENSPAALILPVTFWSFFHSPEDHYSRLLYGNFSRLIRLLAVFITLFISSFYIAVTNFHEEMIPIDLLLAIAGAREQLPFPLVFEIVMMEFAFELIREAGLRIPSPLGPTIGIVGALILGQAAVEANVISPIVVIVVALSGLSSFAIADVSLNYTIRMIRFVFIFAAATYGIFGIIGAFILCLMYAAAARSFGVSFLSPLSPHFRSGNDTVFRGPVTKEIFRPGQIHPRDMKKNSMR; the protein is encoded by the coding sequence ATGCTTTATCATTTGAAGCGAAAGTTTATGAAGCATTCAAGATCAACTGAAGCAGCTGACATCACTACTTCTCCATTAAGTGATGAATTAACACATAACATAGAGTTGATTGAAGAATTATATTCAGCCTCTATTAACAAAGACTTTGTTGTTCGGGATATACATATAAAAGGGATGGATTCAAGAGCTGCACTCTTTTTTTATGCAACGGCTGTGGATCTAGATAAAGTCGAACAATCGATTATCTCTCCTTTACTAACTGAGAATGGGAAAGATATTAGAGATATTGTTTCAGTTGAACATATTAGTGACGTAAATGATCTGTTGGATGTGAGCGAATATATTCATCAAGGATATGTGATCTTCCTTAAAGAAGGAAGTTCAAACGGGCTGGCTTTTAATGTTGCAAGCTATGAGCACCGCGGTATTGAGAAAGCAGAGAATGAAGTGCTTGTTAAAGGGCCAAAAGAAGCATTTACAGAATCAGCTTCGGTAAATTTATCGCTTCTAAGAAAGAGGATCTCTAACCCACATTTTATCGCCGAGGGTATGGGTGTAGGGGTTAGAAGCAAGAGTGAGGCCACGATTTTGTATATGAACGATCTGGTAGATGAGAACGTGTTAAATGAAGTGAGAAAACGTATTGAACGAATTGAGGTAGATAGTGTCAGGAGTATCGAAATGCTTGAGCAATTTATTGAGGAGCGAACCTATTCATTAATCCCAAGTGTTTTATATACTGAAAGACCCGATCGAACAGCAGCTTACATCGATGATGGGTACATCGCAATCATTATGGAAAACTCTCCTGCAGCGCTCATTCTTCCAGTTACCTTTTGGTCTTTCTTTCACTCACCAGAAGATCATTATTCAAGGCTGCTCTATGGTAATTTCTCAAGGTTGATTCGCTTGCTTGCGGTTTTTATTACTTTATTTATCTCATCTTTTTACATTGCAGTGACGAATTTTCATGAGGAAATGATACCTATTGATTTACTTTTAGCTATAGCAGGAGCAAGAGAGCAGCTTCCTTTTCCGCTTGTATTTGAAATCGTCATGATGGAGTTCGCATTTGAATTAATACGTGAAGCAGGATTAAGGATTCCAAGCCCTCTTGGACCAACAATAGGGATTGTCGGTGCTCTCATATTAGGACAGGCAGCAGTTGAGGCAAATGTAATAAGTCCGATTGTTGTCATTGTGGTAGCACTCTCGGGTTTATCGTCTTTCGCTATTGCGGATGTAAGTTTAAATTACACGATTCGTATGATCAGATTTGTCTTTATTTTTGCGGCTGCGACCTATGGCATTTTCGGAATAATAGGAGCCTTTATATTATGTTTGATGTATGCTGCGGCTGCTAGATCATTTGGAGTCTCGTTTTTGTCTCCTCTTTCTCCTCACTTTCGTTCCGGAAACGATACGGTCTTCAGAGGTCCTGTAACAAAGGAAATATTTAGACCTGGTCAGATTCATCCGAGGGATATGAAGAAAAACAGCATGAGGTAG
- a CDS encoding GerAB/ArcD/ProY family transporter, with protein MEHSQKIGGREFFSIIVLAIGTKITSMTPAILAQSGKNAFWMMPFAGALTLLAPFLLLLYLLRTYQNKNLMDLIYHLLGKWMGGLVGVVLFLVAFVSLVLESRNYLDELSSIFFPQSPQYALYTVLFIVILFGARKGLNVIASTSWILTPFIKVIALILLVLVLKDVVWMRVFPIWGEGMMVTVIEGVKKASIFGDLFLLTMAYTSLKSTKTFHKTAYIGGAFTLFELTLFFLMYSLFFDYKSIDQVAYPFHEVTQYISVGMYFTNVEAFFMIFWLFAAFIRFMIYLYFTTWIFAAVFSITSFKPLLAVFFFLAIVLGMSINNPIQNVLVYRDMFLTLTTPLFIILPLILWAVAKSKGELAR; from the coding sequence ATGGAACATTCACAAAAAATTGGCGGACGTGAATTTTTCTCAATCATTGTTCTAGCGATTGGAACAAAAATTACAAGTATGACTCCTGCCATTTTGGCTCAATCAGGTAAAAATGCATTCTGGATGATGCCTTTTGCGGGAGCATTAACTTTATTGGCGCCCTTTTTGTTGCTTCTATATTTATTACGTACCTACCAGAATAAGAATTTAATGGACCTTATTTATCATTTGTTAGGAAAGTGGATGGGTGGATTAGTTGGCGTAGTACTATTCCTAGTGGCATTTGTATCACTAGTTTTAGAAAGCAGAAATTATCTAGATGAACTAAGTTCCATCTTCTTCCCGCAATCTCCGCAGTATGCATTATATACTGTTTTATTCATTGTCATTTTGTTTGGTGCAAGAAAAGGGTTGAATGTCATCGCATCAACATCTTGGATCTTAACTCCATTTATTAAAGTGATTGCACTCATTTTATTAGTTTTAGTGCTAAAAGATGTCGTGTGGATGCGAGTATTTCCCATTTGGGGCGAAGGAATGATGGTGACAGTTATTGAAGGGGTTAAAAAGGCTTCAATTTTTGGAGATCTCTTTCTTTTAACAATGGCTTACACCTCTTTGAAATCAACAAAAACATTTCATAAAACGGCTTACATTGGCGGCGCATTTACCTTGTTTGAACTAACTTTGTTTTTTCTCATGTACAGCCTCTTCTTTGATTATAAATCGATCGACCAAGTGGCTTATCCTTTCCATGAAGTGACCCAATACATTTCTGTTGGAATGTATTTTACAAATGTTGAGGCCTTCTTTATGATCTTTTGGTTATTTGCAGCATTTATACGATTTATGATTTATCTTTATTTTACCACATGGATTTTTGCAGCTGTTTTTTCAATCACTTCATTCAAACCTTTGTTAGCTGTTTTCTTCTTTTTAGCTATAGTGTTGGGTATGTCTATTAATAATCCAATTCAAAATGTACTCGTTTATCGCGATATGTTCCTAACATTGACAACTCCTTTATTTATCATACTGCCACTCATTTTGTGGGCTGTGGCTAAAAGTAAGGGGGAGTTAGCGAGGTGA
- a CDS encoding Ger(x)C family spore germination protein: MKRTKGLIIVLSLLILGGCYDKTELEQQAFVIAVGIDKAEDDGQYQISFQVAQGQLRGGQAEGELQKNITIQANDIIAAKSTANTLIAREINLDQTKVLIVSEELARSGELLNVLQATTRAAAFRRGVQLIITRENASEFLANNDPPLEVKPHKYYQLMMQQSSSTGLIPDADIHRFFQITEGDADLFLGIYATATRLQDKPALEDEFYAGQVPQKGEQDTQFIGSAVFKEGVMIDTLTGEETRLSMILDNTQHIEDILINFPDPKSEVHRISARLIKERTTNISIKMKEDEPAQIDVVVPFHLELLAVPSLIEYGTNQENLKMLERAVEEKFNQEAGKLIKKSQDVYGSEPFYWSLYVRRYFRTIQEYEQADWNNRIYPNANIDVKFDMEAIRFGKLIQNTDMREVRD; this comes from the coding sequence GTGAAGAGAACTAAAGGTTTGATAATTGTTCTTAGTTTATTAATACTAGGAGGCTGCTATGATAAAACAGAGCTTGAACAGCAGGCTTTTGTTATTGCAGTGGGGATAGATAAGGCAGAAGATGATGGACAATATCAGATCTCCTTTCAGGTAGCTCAAGGGCAGTTAAGAGGAGGTCAAGCAGAGGGTGAACTTCAAAAGAATATAACGATACAAGCCAATGATATAATCGCGGCAAAAAGTACCGCTAACACTCTCATTGCCAGAGAAATTAATCTTGATCAGACAAAAGTATTAATTGTTTCTGAAGAGCTTGCGCGTTCTGGCGAGTTATTAAATGTCCTACAAGCAACAACTAGAGCAGCGGCGTTTAGAAGAGGAGTGCAGCTTATTATAACAAGAGAAAATGCAAGTGAATTTCTTGCAAACAATGATCCTCCGCTTGAAGTAAAGCCCCATAAGTATTATCAGCTTATGATGCAGCAATCGAGCAGTACAGGGCTGATTCCTGATGCAGACATTCATCGCTTTTTTCAAATTACAGAAGGGGATGCTGATTTGTTTTTAGGCATCTATGCAACTGCTACAAGGCTACAAGATAAACCTGCATTAGAAGACGAATTTTACGCTGGTCAAGTCCCGCAAAAAGGGGAACAGGACACACAGTTTATTGGATCCGCTGTTTTTAAAGAGGGAGTTATGATAGATACGTTAACAGGTGAAGAAACAAGGCTTTCAATGATTCTTGATAATACTCAGCATATAGAGGACATATTAATTAATTTTCCAGATCCGAAGTCTGAGGTGCACCGCATATCTGCACGTCTCATAAAAGAGCGAACAACAAATATTTCTATAAAGATGAAAGAAGATGAGCCAGCTCAAATCGATGTGGTTGTTCCGTTTCACTTGGAACTATTAGCAGTCCCTAGTCTCATCGAATATGGGACGAATCAAGAAAATCTTAAAATGCTTGAAAGAGCAGTTGAGGAAAAGTTTAATCAAGAAGCAGGAAAACTAATCAAGAAGTCACAAGATGTATATGGATCTGAGCCTTTTTACTGGTCACTTTACGTCAGGCGATACTTTAGAACAATACAAGAATATGAACAAGCAGACTGGAATAATCGAATTTACCCCAATGCTAACATTGACGTAAAGTTTGATATGGAAGCGATTCGCTTTGGGAAACTTATTCAGAATACAGATATGAGAGAAGTGAGGGATTAA
- a CDS encoding molybdopterin-dependent oxidoreductase, translating to MEEKDKRVHFRTCPLCEATCGLEIHTEGDKVTAIKGDTLDPFSKGYLCPKGFHLDKLYSDPDRVKKPMIRNGSKWRETSWEEAFEEVKRGLQTIIKKDGRDAVASYLGNPNVHNLAGMLYVPILLRALGSKNRYSASTMDQIPKQLTAEWMYGSDFSIPIPDIDRTNYFLVLGANPLVSNGSLMTAPNMRKRIKNIQKRGGKMVVIDPVSTVTAKAADEHYTIIPGTDAYFLAGLLHTIFSEGLEDLGRAENYVNGLEDLKQALNDFSIEELSLTCGIEVHIIQKLAREVAKTERAIVYGRMGTCTQTFGTMNSWLIEVINIVTGNLDKEGGVMFTSAAAGSKNAGGKKKADRFGRFHSRIRKQPEVLGELPISCLAEEIETPGEGQIKGLLTVAGNPVLSAPNGERIEQALSSLEFMVSVDCYLNETTRHANVLLPAPSALERSHYDLSFYQLSVRNIAHYSKQVFDLPEDQLDEWEILLQLAAAVMDEKLGDDPVRALDDYAVMQLIKKEQRNENSPLSNKDPAEIFSNLSHRRGPERMLDFLLRTGEYGDFFGEVPSGLSLTVLSEKYPHGKDLGPLKSRLPQVLTTISGKIEMAPSLLMKDLTRLKGKRDKNADHLLLVSRRQLQSNNSWMHNITELTKGSNRCTLQMHPKDANRHHIEDKSIVSVESAVGKIEVRVELMNDVMEGVVTLPHGWGHDLDGIQLEQGRKNAGVNSNRLSNDRLIDPVSGNAIFNGIPVSVSRCDTNKDVVG from the coding sequence ATGGAAGAGAAAGATAAGAGAGTTCATTTCAGAACCTGTCCACTATGTGAAGCAACATGCGGATTAGAAATTCATACAGAAGGTGATAAAGTAACAGCAATTAAAGGAGATACTTTAGATCCTTTTAGTAAGGGATACTTATGCCCAAAAGGCTTTCATTTAGATAAATTATATTCTGACCCAGACCGGGTTAAAAAACCGATGATACGAAATGGAAGCAAGTGGCGGGAAACGTCTTGGGAAGAAGCATTTGAGGAAGTGAAAAGAGGTCTGCAGACCATTATAAAAAAGGACGGTCGAGATGCGGTAGCGAGCTATTTAGGCAATCCAAATGTTCATAATCTAGCTGGTATGCTCTATGTTCCAATTTTGTTGAGGGCACTTGGATCAAAAAATCGATATTCCGCAAGTACGATGGATCAAATCCCTAAGCAGCTGACAGCAGAATGGATGTATGGAAGTGACTTTTCTATACCTATTCCAGATATCGATCGTACGAATTACTTCTTAGTACTCGGTGCAAATCCGCTAGTTTCAAATGGGAGCCTAATGACTGCTCCAAATATGAGAAAGCGGATCAAAAATATTCAAAAACGCGGCGGGAAAATGGTGGTCATTGATCCGGTATCGACCGTTACAGCAAAAGCTGCTGATGAGCACTATACTATTATTCCTGGTACGGATGCCTATTTTTTAGCAGGACTTCTCCACACGATTTTCTCAGAGGGGTTAGAAGATCTTGGGAGGGCAGAAAATTATGTAAACGGATTAGAAGACTTAAAGCAAGCCCTTAATGACTTCTCAATAGAAGAGTTAAGTCTTACTTGCGGAATTGAAGTTCACATCATACAGAAACTTGCTAGAGAGGTTGCAAAAACAGAACGTGCAATTGTTTATGGTCGAATGGGGACGTGTACTCAAACGTTTGGAACAATGAACAGCTGGTTAATAGAAGTGATTAATATTGTCACAGGTAATCTTGATAAAGAAGGAGGAGTCATGTTCACCAGTGCAGCAGCCGGCTCAAAAAATGCAGGCGGCAAGAAAAAAGCAGATCGGTTCGGTCGGTTTCATTCAAGAATTAGAAAACAACCCGAGGTGCTAGGAGAACTTCCGATTTCATGCTTGGCTGAAGAAATTGAAACGCCTGGAGAGGGCCAAATTAAAGGCTTACTAACAGTCGCAGGGAATCCAGTATTATCCGCACCGAATGGTGAACGAATAGAACAAGCATTAAGTTCACTTGAATTTATGGTCAGTGTTGATTGTTACTTAAATGAAACGACTAGACATGCGAATGTGCTGCTGCCTGCTCCTTCTGCACTAGAACGCTCGCATTATGATTTATCCTTTTACCAGCTGTCCGTAAGAAATATCGCTCATTATTCAAAGCAAGTATTTGATCTGCCTGAAGATCAGCTCGATGAGTGGGAAATCCTGCTTCAGTTAGCTGCAGCAGTGATGGATGAAAAGCTTGGGGATGACCCTGTACGTGCACTAGATGATTATGCCGTTATGCAGCTTATAAAAAAAGAGCAGCGTAACGAGAATTCACCTCTTTCGAACAAGGACCCAGCTGAAATCTTTTCAAACCTTTCCCATAGACGAGGGCCGGAAAGAATGCTTGATTTTTTATTGCGAACAGGTGAATATGGTGACTTTTTCGGAGAGGTTCCTAGTGGACTATCTTTAACAGTCCTTAGTGAGAAGTATCCGCATGGTAAGGATTTAGGCCCTTTAAAATCCAGGCTTCCACAAGTGCTTACCACTATTTCAGGAAAGATAGAGATGGCACCCTCTCTTTTAATGAAGGATTTAACACGCTTAAAAGGAAAACGTGATAAGAATGCAGATCACCTATTATTAGTCAGCCGAAGACAGCTGCAGTCGAATAATTCATGGATGCATAATATTACAGAACTAACGAAGGGTAGTAATCGTTGTACATTACAGATGCACCCAAAAGATGCTAACCGACATCATATTGAAGATAAAAGTATAGTCAGTGTAGAGTCGGCAGTAGGGAAAATAGAAGTCCGGGTTGAATTAATGAATGACGTTATGGAAGGTGTTGTCACTCTTCCGCATGGGTGGGGACATGATTTGGATGGGATTCAGCTTGAACAGGGGAGGAAGAATGCTGGGGTGAATTCAAATCGATTAAGTAATGATCGTTTAATTGATCCAGTGTCTGGAAATGCGATATTTAATGGAATACCAGTATCGGTAAGCAGATGTGATACCAATAAAGACGTTGTCGGGTAA
- a CDS encoding GerAB/ArcD/ProY family transporter, translated as MFSRLQIIFVLLLFIGISNHVLILPHLLQAAKRDAWICVLIGYGLLLIWGVLLHFIIKRNKQKKLVDWVSERAGHAVATIVILLFIIYIIFTAAITFYDFTQSVDIYFLPVTPIWLIVAPFLLLCVLAAYYNLKTIVYLSSFFLPVVWILGHLVAFSTMGEKAYSYMLPVLMYGSEPLIKGTIIVLGGSVDLLFIVLLQHHLNKPFYLKHFIILISLLTGLVLGPTLGSIAAFGPNVAANMRFPAFEQWRLVMIGEHISHVDFLAVLQLLCGTTIRVSLCLFILYDILRKYTEKTKQMLLVLVGIILSAVSIYPISDIWMQTFLGRYFYPSVLIFGFLMTLFLLVISYLPRKKGGAQSL; from the coding sequence ATGTTTTCACGACTGCAAATCATCTTTGTGTTATTGTTATTTATTGGTATTTCTAATCATGTACTTATCCTTCCTCATCTTCTTCAAGCAGCAAAACGTGACGCCTGGATCTGTGTCCTGATAGGGTATGGCCTCCTTTTAATTTGGGGTGTACTGCTCCATTTCATTATCAAACGGAATAAACAGAAAAAACTGGTTGATTGGGTCAGTGAGAGAGCTGGACATGCAGTGGCGACAATCGTTATTCTTCTATTTATTATTTATATCATTTTTACAGCGGCCATCACGTTTTATGATTTCACACAAAGTGTAGATATCTACTTTTTACCGGTGACACCTATTTGGTTAATTGTTGCACCATTTCTTCTGTTATGTGTCTTAGCTGCTTACTATAATTTAAAAACAATTGTCTACCTTTCATCTTTCTTTTTGCCTGTCGTTTGGATACTTGGGCATTTAGTTGCTTTTTCTACCATGGGGGAAAAAGCATATTCTTATATGCTTCCAGTTTTAATGTATGGCAGTGAACCGCTGATTAAGGGAACAATCATCGTTCTTGGAGGCAGTGTCGACCTGCTTTTTATCGTGCTGTTACAGCACCACCTTAATAAGCCATTTTATCTAAAACACTTCATTATTTTAATTTCTCTTTTAACAGGGTTAGTACTAGGGCCGACTTTAGGCTCTATTGCAGCTTTTGGACCTAATGTGGCAGCGAATATGCGATTTCCAGCTTTTGAACAGTGGAGGCTGGTGATGATCGGAGAACATATTTCTCATGTTGATTTTTTAGCAGTATTACAGCTGCTGTGCGGAACAACCATTCGAGTTTCACTATGTTTATTTATCCTCTATGACATTTTGAGAAAATATACCGAGAAGACAAAACAAATGCTGCTTGTATTAGTGGGGATTATTCTTTCTGCTGTGTCAATCTACCCGATCAGTGATATTTGGATGCAGACTTTTTTAGGGAGATATTTCTACCCATCAGTATTAATTTTTGGGTTTTTAATGACCCTTTTCCTTCTTGTGATTAGTTATTTACCTAGAAAGAAAGGAGGAGCACAAAGCCTATGA
- a CDS encoding spore germination protein, translating to MKRKIERYPESITADEKLKSKTLTIPELKELLARFEDLECKEEPNAVLSFYCEGMIDHAQYNDHYMAVISNLSDHHDEKAYLQGLPPSFEVNNFDLLIEKLFSGYLIVFKEGNPHFQAIDIGKIPQRTPQESTTEVSIKGPKDSFTEELHTNIALIRKRLKSPRLYSETFTLGSETETKVALLYLEHKANKEVIKEVRKRLEGLETEGIVSSGQLEQWLSDRSFSLFPLFDYITRPDFVVECMLRGRFIIIVNGSPTVLIGPINLFELIKSPEDVHYPFYLIAFQRIIRVVALTIAIFLPGFWIAIASVNIDQLPFPLLATVVIAREGLPFPYALEGIFILGLFELLKEAGVRMPKALGQTISIVGGLIIGDAAIRAGLASPALIVVIALSAVATYTLVNQSLTGTVSVLRIYCLVVSAFLGVYGFFITVFSVLIYLCHLQSFKLSYLEPVSSLSLKEIPAALLLNPFKRRDFTAPMLKRRKS from the coding sequence ATGAAACGTAAGATAGAACGTTATCCGGAGTCAATAACAGCAGATGAAAAATTAAAAAGCAAAACGTTGACGATACCAGAACTTAAAGAGTTGTTGGCAAGATTTGAAGATCTAGAGTGTAAAGAGGAACCAAATGCAGTTCTCTCCTTTTATTGTGAAGGGATGATTGATCACGCCCAATACAATGATCATTACATGGCTGTTATCAGCAATTTAAGCGATCACCATGACGAGAAAGCATATCTTCAAGGGCTGCCTCCTAGTTTTGAAGTAAATAACTTTGATTTATTGATTGAAAAACTCTTTTCTGGTTACCTGATTGTTTTTAAAGAAGGAAATCCACATTTTCAGGCAATTGATATTGGGAAAATACCACAGCGTACACCGCAGGAATCCACCACTGAAGTATCAATTAAAGGTCCGAAAGATTCTTTTACAGAAGAACTTCATACTAATATTGCTCTGATTAGAAAGCGGTTAAAATCACCGCGATTATATAGTGAAACGTTTACGCTAGGGTCTGAAACTGAAACTAAAGTAGCCCTTTTGTATTTGGAACATAAAGCTAACAAAGAAGTCATAAAGGAAGTTAGAAAAAGACTGGAAGGCCTTGAAACAGAAGGGATTGTAAGCAGCGGCCAATTAGAACAATGGCTGTCTGACCGTTCCTTTTCTCTATTTCCCTTGTTTGATTATATTACGCGCCCTGATTTTGTGGTAGAGTGCATGCTGCGAGGCCGGTTTATTATCATTGTGAATGGATCACCGACTGTGTTAATCGGACCCATTAATTTATTCGAATTGATTAAGTCACCTGAGGATGTTCACTATCCATTTTATTTAATTGCTTTCCAGCGTATTATCCGAGTGGTTGCTTTAACCATTGCTATTTTCTTGCCAGGCTTTTGGATTGCCATTGCTTCTGTAAATATAGATCAGCTGCCATTTCCACTGCTCGCAACAGTAGTTATTGCAAGGGAGGGTCTGCCCTTCCCATATGCGCTTGAAGGCATTTTCATTTTAGGTTTGTTTGAGCTGTTGAAAGAAGCAGGGGTCAGGATGCCAAAAGCATTAGGCCAGACAATATCAATTGTAGGTGGGTTAATTATTGGAGATGCGGCGATTCGTGCAGGGCTTGCATCACCGGCGCTTATCGTTGTCATTGCACTAAGTGCAGTTGCGACCTACACGCTCGTCAATCAATCATTGACCGGTACAGTCAGTGTGCTGCGGATCTACTGCTTAGTCGTATCGGCATTTTTAGGAGTGTATGGATTTTTTATTACGGTATTTAGTGTACTCATTTATTTGTGTCACCTTCAGTCGTTTAAGCTTTCATACCTTGAACCAGTTTCTTCTTTAAGTTTAAAAGAAATCCCAGCTGCATTACTGCTGAACCCTTTTAAGCGAAGAGATTTTACCGCACCTATGCTGAAACGGAGGAAATCATGA
- a CDS encoding Ger(x)C family spore germination protein — protein MIGTLGKRSVILLVSVFLLAGCSDIKELQNANYATAIGVDFKDGKYESYIQMVNLDQVATTEGGSAGESQMLVSKAVANTFEEAFFEVYRTAQERIIWAHVTSIVLSDSALDQGFQHIFDALTRYYEFRLTPWVFGTSESIEEVLSQTGFFAKTSLDTVMHNPMRSYEQSSKVRPIKLQRLAREMFEPSQTTFIPSLSIDRTQWEKNGEDEPKLEINGAFFIQNDHFKGFFTTDQLEGLRWLIPDTQRASLVVPDEDNTEYVMVIKDPVPRTNPGIKEGKPSFDIVVSMRGYFTNRNENHHLVIPQIYKQSIKEVEDEILALYQLGIENNVDFLNLEHQFFRKHPKEWLTLKKDGQLFIDEDSLNEITIHLNIKHTGAILNKSLDMKNIK, from the coding sequence ATGATAGGAACTTTAGGTAAGAGATCCGTCATCCTTTTAGTAAGTGTTTTCTTGTTAGCTGGATGCAGTGATATTAAAGAACTTCAAAATGCCAATTATGCAACAGCTATCGGTGTTGATTTTAAAGACGGGAAATATGAGAGTTATATTCAAATGGTAAACCTTGATCAAGTTGCGACTACAGAGGGAGGCAGTGCAGGAGAGTCACAAATGCTCGTCTCAAAAGCCGTTGCTAATACTTTTGAAGAAGCTTTTTTTGAAGTGTATCGAACGGCACAAGAAAGAATTATATGGGCACATGTAACATCTATTGTTTTAAGTGATTCAGCCCTTGATCAAGGATTTCAACACATCTTTGATGCCTTAACAAGGTACTATGAATTTCGTTTAACGCCTTGGGTTTTTGGTACAAGTGAGTCAATAGAAGAAGTATTAAGTCAAACGGGGTTTTTCGCTAAAACCTCTCTTGACACGGTGATGCATAATCCAATGAGAAGCTATGAGCAAAGCTCAAAGGTAAGACCAATAAAATTGCAGCGTCTGGCAAGGGAAATGTTTGAACCTTCACAAACTACCTTTATTCCTTCACTTTCGATTGATCGAACTCAGTGGGAAAAGAATGGTGAAGACGAACCGAAGTTAGAAATCAATGGGGCATTTTTTATTCAAAATGATCATTTTAAAGGTTTCTTCACAACTGATCAATTAGAAGGCCTTCGTTGGCTTATTCCAGATACACAAAGGGCCTCATTGGTCGTACCTGATGAAGATAATACAGAATATGTGATGGTTATAAAAGACCCTGTACCTAGAACAAATCCAGGTATAAAAGAGGGGAAGCCGTCTTTTGACATTGTGGTATCGATGAGAGGCTATTTTACGAACCGAAACGAAAACCATCACCTCGTAATCCCGCAAATTTATAAACAATCAATTAAAGAGGTCGAAGATGAAATTTTAGCGCTCTATCAATTAGGAATTGAAAATAATGTAGACTTCTTAAATTTAGAGCATCAGTTTTTTAGAAAGCACCCAAAAGAATGGTTAACGTTAAAAAAAGATGGTCAGCTTTTCATTGATGAAGACTCTCTTAATGAAATAACCATTCATTTAAACATTAAGCATACGGGAGCCATCTTAAATAAATCACTTGATATGAAAAACATTAAATAA